TGTTGAAGCGCGCTCGGCTTTGTCCATGCCTGAAACAAAACCGCCCACCTTAGCGATGAGGTCAATTGTCAATGTGCCGAGTGATTTACCTGCCATCTTATTCTCCACGCATAAAAAAAACCCCGCCGAAGCGAGGTTTGCAGTTTGTATCTGATAAGACTCCTCTACAGGCAGGTTTTAGTGAGCTCAACCCAGCCATTTCTGAGATTTATCAAATGAAGCTGTACTTGTGTTGTGTTTTCATTTTTCTTTGTAACGTCAGCTATAAAAATATTTCCATCGACATAAATGGTATTACCACCGGGTAGCGGCTGGATTGTGGCTCCAAAAACCCCACCAAAAATATCCTTTTTATTTTGCCACTTATAAAGTATGCACTGAGATACTTCATCTACGCTCCGCGTTGACTCAAGCGTTACATGCTCACCTGTGTTCCTCACGTCATTAATAGATGTAGACACGCACCCTGGCAGAGCTAATGTAGCCATCAACACAGCTAAAATCTTCTTCATATCCATACCCATTGAATTGATAAATCTCCTGGATAACCCGCCGATGACAGGTTGGTTTTATGATTAATTAGTTACTTATATGAAGCGTGCATAAAGTCTAGGACTTCAATGGCCGCCAGGTAAGATTTCAGATTAAACTTTTCATCGGCGGATACTTCTTTACTAAGTAACAATTAGTCACATCGTATCAGGAAGTGATCAGTTATCAACCAGTGCGGTGGGAAATTGCGTAGGGTTGCCGTTCCGTGGCTCATTTTTTTCATGGAAAGCGTAAATTAGATCCAAATCTTCATGGCTTCTTCCAGCGAAACAGGCTTCTCATGAATATGGGGGGCGAAATCGCTGAGCCTGAAGGCCGGGTCATCTTTGCCACGGTTGATGTTCGCCAGTACCGACGCCACCAGCGCGGCGCCCCACTCCGTGCGCATCATCGGGTTCAGGCTTCCGTACTGGTTGCGGTATTTGACCCAGAGCTGGAACTCGCGGAAGCTGAGCGCTTCTTGCGCTTCGGCGATGGTCCTGCCACCGATGCCGTTGAGGACGAGCTCACACCAGATTTCGTCTTCTCCGGTAAGCTCGTCTTTCCCAGGTCGTTAACCTCCTGGATTGCCAGCAGCAGCGCGATAGTGAGCTGCCCGTCCAGCGCGCCGCGCTCTGGATCTGCTTCACCCGTAATATCGGCGGGGGTGAATACCGGCTTTCCTTCTTCGTCACAGATGGAAGCGGCAATTCGGCCAGCAACCCCGTCAATATGCCCCTGCGCCGCCATTACATCTGTCATGGCAGTGTAATAACCCATCGGCCTAATATAGACTGTTGCGGTAAGCTCCTGGCCGCCCTGTTTCCAGGTAATTTCTTTTTCAACCGGGCGCCCGGTAAACGCGCCAGCCTGTTTCAGTGAATCAAGGGTGAGTTTCATTGCTGCTCCTGATCAAAGTGAATCGGCGTAGGGCCATAGTCCTGCCCATTAACTGCCTGCCTGCGCTTTTGGGATCCAGACGGCTGAGCCGGAACGCTGGATGGAAGCTGAAGTGGAAACGACAGTGTTAGCTGCGAAGTCGAAAGGGAAATCGGCTACGTACCCCTTAAATACGAACCAGGTACGGTCATCCGGCAGTGCCAGACCGTCTACCGCTCCCGTTGCACCAGCGGCGGCCGCTGTGGGTACTGAGTCACCGTCAGACCAACCAATGGCGAAAGTCAGCGCCTGATCTTCTTCATCGTCAGAAATTGACAGGTTATAAAGCATGATGTGACTGGCGTTTTTGGGGTCAGCGTTCAGTGTCGCCGTTGCCTGGCCGGGCGTGCGTAAGCCGCGTTTGTAGGTGCGGTCAAACTTTTCAGAAAGACAGGTATCTTCGATCTGGTCGGCAGGGTTACTCCCCGGGGTAAAACTGGTGATGCA
This sequence is a window from Cronobacter sakazakii. Protein-coding genes within it:
- a CDS encoding phage tail assembly chaperone family protein, TAC, which translates into the protein MKLTLDSLKQAGAFTGRPVEKEITWKQGGQELTATVYIRPMGYYTAMTDVMAAQGHIDGVAGRIAASICDEEGKPVFTPADITGEADPERGALDGQLTIALLLAIQEVNDLGKTSLPEKTKSGVSSSSTASVAGPSPKRKKRSASASSSSGSNTATSTEA
- a CDS encoding phage tail assembly protein T → MMRTEWGAALVASVLANINRGKDDPAFRLSDFAPHIHEKPVSLEEAMKIWI
- a CDS encoding phage tail tube protein; amino-acid sequence: MSVLTQGTQLFVLAKGAVSEIECITSFTPGSNPADQIEDTCLSEKFDRTYKRGLRTPGQATATLNADPKNASHIMLYNLSISDDEEDQALTFAIGWSDGDSVPTAAAAGATGAVDGLALPDDRTWFVFKGYVADFPFDFAANTVVSTSASIQRSGSAVWIPKAQAGS